One part of the Musa acuminata AAA Group cultivar baxijiao chromosome BXJ1-5, Cavendish_Baxijiao_AAA, whole genome shotgun sequence genome encodes these proteins:
- the LOC103985883 gene encoding BRI1 kinase inhibitor 1, whose protein sequence is MDTQEPQRLREKEEEDKAPPPPSSSVSLSDEFSFATSLHPPLNTAPNTLKSDRSTLTVALDMATADDLFFHGHLLPLHLVAPRPSDFSAESFTLPKRNYQRDDTHKNSGENKERVKASSMTLSSFFGLGKPRKGGDDREREEDTRRRRKRGFDMSRLLKKYTRVMEHLFFSKGEKKKRDQRRSLCTFSGHSNHREREWWRKKGQLSAPASTMASPRNSGLLSASAMAFSSPNDSSMEELQSAIQAAIAHCKKSVAMEEERCKS, encoded by the coding sequence ATGGACACACAAGAACCACAAAGGttgagagagaaggaagaagaagacaaggctcctcctcctccatcttcatCGGTTTCCCTTTCTGATGAGTTCTCATTCGCAACCTCACTCCACCCTCCTCTCAACACAGCACCGAACACCCTTAAGAGCGACAGAAGCACGCTAACTGTGGCACTCGACATGGCTACGGCCGACGACCTCTTCTTTCATGGGCACCTCCTTCCCCTCCACCTAGTGGCTCCCCGCCCCTCCGACTTCTCAGCCGAGAGCTTCACCCTTCCCAAACGAAATTACCAGCGAGATGATACCCACAAGAATTCCGGCGAGAACAAGGAGAGGGTTAAGGCGTCGTCGATGACCTTGTCTTCCTTCTTTGGTCTCGGGAAGCCACGCAAAGGAGGCGACGATAGAGAAAGGGAGGAAGACACGAGGAGAAGGAGAAAGCGAGGATTCGACATGAGCCGGTTGCTGAAGAAGTACACGAGAGTGATGGAGCACCTCTTCTTCTCcaagggggagaagaagaagcgCGACCAGCGTCGGAGTCTGTGCACCTTCTCCGGTCACTCGAACCACAGGGAGAGAGAGTGGTGGAGGAAGAAGGGACAGCTGTCGGCGCCGGCCTCCACGATGGCGTCTCCCAGGAACAGCGGCCTCCTCTCGGCTTCAGCGATGGCCTTCTCTTCCCCAAACGACAGTAGCATGGAGGAGCTTCAGAGTGCAATCCAGGCAGCCATTGCGCACTGCAAGAAGTCTGTGGCAATGGAGGAGGAGAGATGCAAATCCTGA